Proteins encoded in a region of the Saccharothrix ecbatanensis genome:
- a CDS encoding ATP-binding protein has translation MRTRILRAILLAVAVTGFALGIPLGYTALRLVDDGARTDLAARAQRIAASIDDQIASGRAIDLKPVEVGVPEGGHLVVTSADGVREFGKTPGPDPLSVEVPIAQQGTVRLEVSSAPMHTAQYQVAALVVLLVVLSVSTGTVVATVTARKLAMPLRHVASRAARLGAGDFRHDDRRHGVPELDLVADALDKSAGALAQLVQRERELVGDVSHQLRSRLTALQLRLEALSLHPEPDMAVEARAALEQAERLAEVLNEMLAAARAARAVGAEPLDLGAELSAIAEEWRDPLRSVGRALRVRVPEGLLARATPARLREAIGVLLDNALRHGEGQVVVSARRDDGTIVVEVADGGAGVPDELAHHIFERGVSGGGSTGVGLALARALVDADGGRLELSTARPATFALFLPVPKAEDVVGVTWRTDLTPR, from the coding sequence ATGCGCACCCGGATCCTGCGGGCGATCCTGCTCGCCGTCGCGGTCACCGGGTTCGCCCTCGGCATCCCGTTGGGCTACACGGCCCTGCGGTTGGTGGACGACGGCGCGCGCACCGACCTGGCCGCGCGGGCGCAGCGGATCGCCGCGTCCATCGACGACCAGATCGCGAGCGGGCGGGCGATCGACCTCAAGCCCGTGGAGGTCGGCGTGCCCGAGGGCGGCCACCTCGTGGTGACGTCCGCCGACGGGGTGCGCGAGTTCGGCAAGACACCAGGGCCGGACCCGTTGTCGGTGGAGGTGCCGATCGCACAGCAGGGCACGGTCCGGCTGGAGGTGTCGTCCGCGCCGATGCACACCGCGCAGTACCAGGTCGCGGCGCTGGTGGTGCTGCTGGTCGTGCTGTCGGTGAGCACCGGCACGGTGGTGGCGACGGTGACGGCCCGCAAGCTCGCCATGCCGTTGCGGCACGTCGCTTCGCGGGCGGCACGGTTGGGCGCGGGTGACTTCCGGCATGACGACCGGCGGCACGGCGTGCCGGAGCTGGACCTCGTCGCGGACGCCCTGGACAAGTCGGCGGGGGCGTTGGCGCAGCTCGTGCAGCGGGAGCGGGAGCTGGTCGGTGACGTCTCGCACCAGCTCCGCAGCAGACTGACGGCGTTGCAGCTGCGGTTGGAGGCGCTGTCGCTGCACCCCGAGCCGGACATGGCCGTGGAAGCGCGGGCCGCGTTGGAGCAGGCCGAACGGCTGGCCGAGGTGCTGAACGAGATGCTGGCCGCTGCCCGTGCGGCCCGTGCGGTGGGCGCCGAACCGCTCGACTTGGGCGCCGAGCTGTCGGCCATCGCCGAGGAGTGGCGTGACCCGCTGCGTAGCGTCGGGCGCGCGCTGCGGGTGCGTGTGCCGGAAGGGCTGTTGGCGCGTGCCACGCCCGCACGGCTGCGTGAGGCGATCGGCGTGCTGCTGGACAACGCCCTGCGGCACGGTGAAGGTCAGGTCGTCGTCTCCGCGCGGCGTGACGACGGGACGATCGTCGTGGAGGTCGCCGACGGGGGCGCGGGCGTGCCGGACGAGTTGGCGCACCACATCTTCGAGCGCGGTGTGTCCGGCGGCGGGTCCACCGGGGTCGGGCTCGCGTTGGCGCGTGCCTTGGTGGACGCCGACGGCGGGCGGCTGGAGCTGTCCACCGCCCGGCCGGCGACGTTCGCGCTGTTCCTGCCCGTGCCGAAGGCCGAGGACGTGGTAGGCGTGACCTGGCGGACCGACCTCACGCCTCGCTAG
- a CDS encoding YbaB/EbfC family nucleoid-associated protein, which translates to MTTDHRARVDELLADYRRSRDQLASVQRDLARVSGSATSPDGSVTAVVDAKGALTDLVLSDNAYRLRPAQLAELIVRTTRDAAAKAAEGAYRTLSPVLPAGTDPEALLRGTADLRPEEIQPPEPARRRPVVDDDEDFEQRDWLDVDATTTRSEGARRTR; encoded by the coding sequence GTGACGACCGATCACCGTGCCCGGGTGGACGAGCTGCTCGCCGACTACCGGCGCAGCCGAGACCAGCTGGCCTCAGTGCAGCGCGACCTGGCCAGGGTGTCCGGGTCGGCGACCAGCCCGGACGGCTCGGTGACGGCCGTGGTCGACGCGAAGGGCGCGCTCACCGACCTGGTGTTGAGCGACAACGCCTACCGGCTGCGGCCCGCGCAACTCGCCGAGCTGATCGTGCGCACCACGCGGGACGCCGCGGCCAAGGCAGCCGAGGGCGCGTACCGCACGTTGAGCCCGGTGCTGCCCGCCGGCACGGACCCCGAGGCGTTGTTGCGCGGCACGGCCGACCTGCGCCCGGAGGAGATCCAACCGCCGGAGCCGGCTCGACGGCGTCCCGTTGTCGACGACGACGAGGACTTCGAGCAGCGCGACTGGCTGGACGTCGACGCCACCACCACGAGAAGCGAAGGCGCGAGGAGAACGCGATGA
- a CDS encoding GtrA family protein, with the protein MSVVENVVLRLPEPLRSLALKHRELLKFAVVGGTCFVIDTVIFFTLKLTVLDSKPVTAKIVATLVATIVSYVLNREWSFKTRGGRERHHEAALFFLVNGIGIALNSLPLWVSRYLLDLEEPNISRLGEELADFLSAQIIGTLIAMAFRWWGYKKWVFPEADFRPRRVTRAYDKPEDEEPLGRS; encoded by the coding sequence GTGTCCGTTGTCGAGAACGTCGTCCTCCGGCTGCCCGAACCGCTGCGCTCACTGGCCCTCAAGCACAGAGAGCTGCTGAAGTTCGCCGTCGTCGGCGGCACCTGCTTCGTGATCGACACGGTCATCTTCTTCACGCTGAAGCTGACCGTGCTGGACTCGAAGCCGGTGACCGCGAAGATCGTCGCGACCCTGGTGGCCACGATCGTGTCCTACGTGCTGAACCGCGAGTGGTCGTTCAAGACCAGGGGCGGCCGGGAGCGGCACCACGAGGCGGCGCTGTTCTTCCTCGTCAACGGCATCGGCATCGCGCTCAACTCGCTGCCGCTGTGGGTGTCGCGCTACCTGCTGGACCTCGAGGAGCCGAACATCAGCAGGCTCGGCGAGGAGCTGGCCGACTTCCTCAGCGCGCAGATCATCGGCACCCTGATCGCCATGGCGTTCCGCTGGTGGGGCTACAAGAAGTGGGTCTTCCCCGAAGCCGACTTCCGGCCGCGCCGGGTGACCAGGGCGTACGACAAGCCGGAGGACGAGGAACCCCTCGGCCGCTCCTGA
- a CDS encoding LysR family transcriptional regulator, whose translation MSIDLRLMRYVVAVADEGGFQRAADRLHIAQPALSRQVGDLERALGVTLFTRRPTGLTDAGRVFVASARRILDDADGLVERSKAAGRGEFGAVRLGFVTSAAYEAVPRLVDAVRERHPGLTVDQVEGWSVELVEGLLAKRFDLVLSRSMPVRPEFGRLPFHREDLIVVVGAAHHLAGRDAVTPADLVGSRLLLSRRHMPGYRAALLSALGHVPEVEDTRLPGWRRFDELAGGENYQLVPRTLGDHLPADAVMIPFADRLPAPDLELVWRRDPSPAAALVIACAGGRAADGGR comes from the coding sequence ATGTCGATCGACTTGCGCCTGATGCGCTACGTCGTGGCGGTCGCCGACGAGGGCGGCTTCCAGCGCGCCGCCGACCGGCTGCACATCGCCCAACCCGCACTCAGCCGCCAGGTCGGCGACCTGGAACGCGCCCTGGGCGTCACCCTGTTCACCCGGCGGCCGACCGGGCTGACCGACGCCGGCCGGGTGTTCGTGGCGTCCGCGCGCCGGATCCTCGACGACGCCGACGGGCTCGTCGAACGGAGCAAGGCCGCCGGGCGCGGCGAGTTCGGCGCCGTTCGGCTCGGCTTCGTCACGAGTGCCGCGTACGAAGCCGTGCCGCGACTCGTCGACGCCGTCCGCGAGCGCCACCCCGGTCTGACCGTCGACCAGGTCGAGGGGTGGTCGGTGGAGCTGGTGGAAGGGCTGCTCGCGAAGAGATTCGACCTGGTCTTGTCGCGGAGCATGCCCGTGCGCCCCGAGTTCGGCCGGCTCCCGTTCCACCGCGAGGACCTGATCGTGGTCGTCGGGGCGGCGCACCACCTCGCAGGCCGCGACGCGGTGACCCCGGCCGACCTGGTGGGCAGTCGCCTGCTGCTGTCCCGGCGGCACATGCCGGGCTACCGCGCCGCGCTCCTGTCCGCGCTCGGTCACGTCCCGGAGGTGGAGGACACGCGGCTGCCCGGCTGGCGCCGGTTCGACGAGCTCGCGGGCGGCGAGAACTACCAGCTGGTGCCCCGCACGCTGGGAGACCACTTGCCCGCGGACGCGGTCATGATCCCGTTCGCGGACCGCCTACCCGCGCCGGACCTGGAGTTGGTGTGGCGGCGGGACCCTTCGCCCGCCGCCGCCCTGGTGATCGCCTGCGCGGGCGGTCGGGCGGCCGACGGAGGCCGGTGA
- the hisN gene encoding histidinol-phosphatase, with the protein MSALRADLSLALRLADEADKITTARFRARDLVVERKPDRTPVTDADVAVEDAIRAVLAVEAPDDQIAGEERGGTAGAGRAWVVDPIDGTKNFLRGVPVWATLIALVVDGVPVVGVISAPALGRRWWASTGGGAHTSDASGERAINVSGVRDLSDAYLSTTHLGTWVEHHSREAYLALVDACWENRAFGDFWQHCLVAEGAIDLAAEPIVNPWDVAPFQVLVAEAGGRFSDLAGVERFDGGNVLSSNGHLHDAALKVLTEGR; encoded by the coding sequence GTGTCCGCCCTTCGCGCAGATTTGTCCCTGGCCCTCCGCTTGGCGGACGAGGCAGACAAGATCACCACGGCCCGGTTCCGCGCCCGGGATCTCGTGGTGGAGCGCAAACCCGACCGCACGCCCGTGACGGACGCCGACGTGGCCGTCGAGGACGCGATCCGCGCCGTGCTCGCGGTCGAGGCCCCGGACGACCAGATCGCCGGCGAGGAACGCGGCGGCACGGCGGGGGCAGGGCGGGCGTGGGTGGTCGACCCGATCGACGGCACGAAGAACTTCCTGCGCGGCGTGCCGGTGTGGGCGACGTTGATCGCGCTCGTGGTGGACGGCGTGCCGGTGGTGGGTGTGATCAGCGCGCCCGCGTTGGGCCGCCGCTGGTGGGCTTCGACGGGCGGTGGCGCGCACACGTCGGACGCGTCGGGCGAGCGGGCGATCAACGTGTCCGGCGTGCGCGACCTGTCCGACGCCTACCTGTCCACCACGCACCTCGGCACGTGGGTCGAGCACCACTCCCGCGAGGCGTACCTGGCGCTGGTCGACGCGTGCTGGGAGAACCGGGCGTTCGGCGACTTCTGGCAGCACTGCCTGGTCGCGGAGGGTGCGATCGACCTCGCCGCCGAGCCGATCGTGAACCCGTGGGACGTGGCGCCGTTCCAGGTGTTGGTGGCGGAGGCCGGTGGCCGGTTCAGCGACCTGGCCGGGGTGGAGCGGTTCGACGGCGGCAACGTGCTGTCGAGCAACGGGCACCTGCACGACGCGGCGTTGAAGGTGTTGACCGAAGGCCGCTGA
- a CDS encoding response regulator transcription factor translates to MSVVLLAEDDPAIAEPLSRALQREGYQVQVVGDGPGALAAAEHSGIDLLVLDLGLPGMDGLEVCRRLRAGGRGIPVLMLTARSDEVDFVVGLDAGADDYVAKPFRLAELMARIRALLRRRSPGTLEVNGVRVDLAARRVTVDGLEVQLANKEFELLRVLIQRAGQVVHRDEILSEVWNDPELKSSKTLDMHMSWLRRKLGDVRSVERRIATVRGVGFRFNTAD, encoded by the coding sequence GTGAGCGTGGTCTTGTTGGCCGAGGACGACCCGGCGATCGCGGAACCGCTGTCCCGCGCGTTGCAGCGGGAGGGGTACCAGGTCCAGGTCGTCGGCGACGGTCCGGGCGCGTTGGCCGCCGCCGAGCACAGCGGCATCGATCTCCTGGTGCTCGACCTCGGCCTGCCCGGGATGGACGGGCTGGAGGTGTGCCGGCGGCTGCGCGCGGGCGGTCGGGGCATCCCCGTGCTGATGCTCACCGCCCGGTCGGACGAGGTCGACTTCGTGGTCGGGCTCGACGCGGGCGCGGACGACTACGTGGCCAAGCCGTTCCGGCTCGCCGAGCTGATGGCCCGGATCCGCGCCCTGCTGCGCCGCCGTTCGCCCGGCACGCTGGAGGTCAACGGCGTGCGCGTGGACCTCGCCGCCCGCCGCGTCACCGTGGACGGGCTGGAGGTGCAGCTGGCGAACAAGGAGTTCGAGCTGCTGCGCGTGCTGATCCAACGCGCGGGCCAGGTCGTGCACCGGGACGAGATCCTGTCCGAGGTCTGGAACGACCCGGAGCTCAAGAGCAGCAAGACCCTCGACATGCACATGTCCTGGCTGCGCCGGAAGCTCGGTGACGTGCGCTCGGTGGAGCGCCGCATCGCGACCGTGCGCGGTGTCGGCTTCCGCTTCAACACCGCCGACTGA
- a CDS encoding WXG100 family type VII secretion target, translated as MTGFRTDLARLAEGADDFTAFAERAGKIAGDLGGVLDSLGDCWGGDAIGQSFAASHVQPSGDVLAGLSGLNGGFGGVGERFAETARTYREVEEGNRNALGAI; from the coding sequence ATGACCGGCTTCCGGACCGACCTCGCCCGCCTCGCCGAAGGGGCCGACGACTTCACCGCGTTCGCCGAACGTGCCGGGAAGATCGCGGGCGACCTGGGTGGCGTGCTGGACTCGCTGGGCGACTGCTGGGGCGGTGACGCGATCGGGCAGAGCTTCGCGGCGAGCCACGTGCAGCCGTCCGGTGACGTGCTGGCCGGCTTGAGCGGGTTGAACGGTGGGTTCGGCGGCGTCGGAGAGCGGTTCGCCGAGACCGCCCGCACGTACCGCGAGGTCGAAGAGGGCAACCGCAACGCGCTCGGCGCGATCTGA
- a CDS encoding hydroxymethylglutaryl-CoA lyase, which produces MGARDVGLPESVGATGLPDRVTIWEVGPRDGLQNESEVVPVATKLEFLDRLADAGGTILEATSFVHPKWVPQLADAEELLAGLVKRPGVTYPVLVPNERGLERALRAGVEHVAIFASATETFARRNLNRSLDEQFAMFDPVVAKAKAEGLRVRGYVSMCFGDPWEGAVPRDQVVGVGTRLLDMGCDQLSLGDTIGVATPGQVTALLAGFDGVDRLAVHFHDTYGQALANTLAALQSGVRTVDSSAGGLGGCPYAESATGNLATEDLVWMLDGLGVEHGFDLDKLADTSAWMAERLGRPSPSRVVRALRG; this is translated from the coding sequence ATGGGAGCGCGTGACGTCGGCCTGCCGGAGTCGGTGGGCGCGACCGGGCTGCCGGACCGGGTGACGATCTGGGAGGTCGGGCCGCGCGACGGGCTCCAGAACGAGTCCGAAGTGGTGCCGGTCGCCACCAAGCTGGAGTTCCTGGACCGGCTCGCCGACGCGGGCGGCACGATCCTGGAGGCGACGAGTTTCGTGCACCCCAAGTGGGTGCCGCAGTTGGCGGACGCCGAGGAGCTGCTGGCCGGTCTGGTCAAGCGCCCGGGCGTGACCTATCCCGTGCTGGTGCCGAACGAACGTGGGCTGGAGCGCGCGCTGCGGGCCGGAGTCGAGCACGTCGCGATCTTCGCCAGCGCCACCGAGACGTTCGCCCGGCGCAACCTGAACCGGTCGCTGGACGAGCAGTTCGCCATGTTCGACCCGGTCGTGGCCAAGGCCAAGGCCGAGGGTTTGCGGGTCCGCGGTTACGTGTCGATGTGCTTCGGCGACCCGTGGGAGGGCGCCGTGCCGCGCGACCAGGTCGTCGGCGTCGGCACCCGGCTGCTGGACATGGGCTGCGACCAGCTCTCGCTGGGCGACACCATCGGCGTGGCCACGCCCGGTCAGGTGACGGCGCTGCTCGCCGGGTTCGACGGGGTCGACCGGCTGGCGGTGCACTTCCACGACACGTACGGCCAGGCGTTGGCGAACACGCTGGCGGCGTTGCAGTCGGGCGTGCGCACGGTGGACTCGTCGGCCGGCGGTCTGGGCGGCTGCCCGTACGCGGAGTCGGCGACCGGCAACCTGGCCACCGAGGACCTGGTGTGGATGCTCGACGGCCTGGGTGTGGAGCACGGCTTCGACTTGGACAAGCTCGCCGACACCAGCGCGTGGATGGCGGAACGGCTCGGTCGGCCGAGCCCGTCGCGGGTGGTGCGGGCGCTGCGCGGGTAG
- a CDS encoding TNT domain-containing protein (This protein contains a domain related to Tuberculosis Necrotizing Toxin, which is the C-terminal effector domain of outer membrane channel protein CpnT, and which has a lethal NAD+-glycohydrolase activity.), producing MGIELPAELAEVAAKAGVSWPQADEDALRTSATAWREAGAKLSTLAGESDGSAGKALAAMTGSAGEAARGHWSKFTAPDGTLNSVVRGCNAAADRLDHAAEQVGAAKAELVRELVNLAKNNDAAQQAAVAGHPTALLGLDTAVRGAAANVAHLTDTLTSAVRLDSGVQIGGQQPPVNANPGVHAPGDAGPAQGPAGSGPAAGSGPAQGGGLLGGGLLGGGQGGGLVDGLLGGGPAGDGGVGASGGSAGGGSAAGGSAAGGSAAGGSAAGGAAQAPGLVGGLVGAVTDTVGAVAQPVVGAVGAVAPPVAAVVEPVVDTVGEVVQGAGNAVGNTVDNTVGRTVQGTADAVQGVTETVAPGRDNAPGRDNAPGSDHAPGHGGTPPGQGNRIVGDLLNPVLGTVPAAAATVENVVTRTEGTVNQSSAALLERPLLHTEAPHTPAQPAAPVSNQPPSQGAGFGGPSLGGGPAVAGPAAAAAASVVQNPAANAAANAAATTQAPGQQAGQQAAQKAEARAAQAVQATQPGQLGQPGQPGQPGQPQPGQSQGQSPAGQNQQGGPAKSEAVAKAEGQVKAEGQARADAQAKADGQAKAEVKDVQPKELKDALAAAQQAAAAQQVKDSALGLAILPVPMGIQVGGRDTTTGFPLQPGPTSAILPTEPAETQPSPPVKAAQTAQPATEAAVLFLLHMFPGGTLPRPSAKPARQLPPPSEDESFAAGLRFEPQGHPEGHLVDASAQFGLDLLATGQEGLRSRLSGAEPTEAPTASTDPVPARNRPRVVLTPGAAPDPELLDGYDPLAGMHERDWERRFLVRADPPEYAWPPGELFPEGGYEAGQAGVLAAGVELDRFGGPEGRVLSQLGTAYPARSLPPALVDAGYHRYRVVKVLPVWFTLSAEWFGQPGGGVRYRATYPVADLIALGYLEEMG from the coding sequence ATGGGGATCGAGCTGCCGGCGGAACTGGCCGAGGTCGCCGCCAAAGCCGGTGTGTCGTGGCCGCAGGCCGACGAGGACGCCCTCCGCACGTCCGCCACGGCGTGGCGGGAGGCGGGCGCCAAGCTGTCCACGTTGGCGGGGGAGTCCGACGGTTCGGCGGGCAAGGCCTTGGCCGCCATGACCGGGTCGGCCGGTGAGGCGGCGCGCGGACACTGGAGCAAGTTCACCGCGCCGGACGGGACGTTGAACTCGGTGGTGCGCGGCTGCAACGCGGCAGCCGACCGGTTGGACCACGCGGCCGAGCAGGTCGGCGCGGCCAAGGCCGAGTTGGTGCGCGAGCTGGTGAACCTGGCCAAGAACAACGACGCGGCGCAGCAGGCGGCGGTCGCCGGGCACCCGACGGCGTTGCTCGGGTTGGACACGGCGGTGCGGGGTGCGGCGGCGAACGTCGCCCACTTGACGGACACGTTGACGAGCGCGGTGCGGTTGGACAGCGGGGTGCAGATCGGCGGCCAGCAGCCTCCGGTCAACGCCAACCCGGGGGTGCACGCGCCTGGTGACGCCGGTCCCGCGCAGGGTCCGGCTGGTTCGGGTCCGGCTGCTGGTTCGGGTCCGGCGCAGGGTGGTGGGCTGCTCGGCGGCGGGTTGTTGGGTGGCGGCCAGGGCGGCGGGCTGGTGGACGGCCTGCTCGGTGGCGGCCCGGCCGGTGACGGCGGTGTTGGTGCGAGCGGCGGCAGTGCGGGCGGCGGCAGTGCGGCCGGTGGCAGTGCTGCTGGCGGCAGTGCTGCTGGCGGCAGTGCGGCCGGTGGCGCGGCGCAGGCTCCCGGTTTGGTCGGCGGACTCGTCGGCGCGGTGACGGACACGGTCGGTGCGGTGGCCCAGCCGGTCGTGGGAGCGGTCGGCGCGGTCGCGCCACCGGTCGCGGCCGTGGTGGAACCGGTGGTGGACACGGTCGGCGAAGTCGTGCAAGGCGCGGGCAACGCCGTCGGCAACACCGTCGACAACACGGTCGGTCGCACTGTCCAAGGCACGGCGGACGCGGTCCAAGGCGTGACCGAGACCGTGGCGCCGGGCCGTGACAACGCACCTGGCCGTGACAACGCACCGGGCAGTGACCACGCGCCCGGCCACGGCGGAACCCCGCCCGGCCAGGGCAACCGGATCGTTGGCGACTTGCTGAACCCGGTCCTAGGCACGGTCCCGGCCGCTGCCGCGACGGTGGAGAACGTCGTCACCCGGACCGAGGGCACGGTCAACCAGTCGTCGGCGGCGCTCTTGGAGCGTCCGCTGCTGCACACCGAAGCTCCGCACACGCCGGCTCAGCCCGCGGCTCCGGTCTCGAACCAACCCCCGTCGCAGGGGGCCGGGTTCGGTGGCCCGTCGCTCGGCGGTGGTCCTGCCGTGGCGGGTCCGGCGGCTGCCGCGGCTGCGTCCGTGGTGCAGAACCCGGCCGCGAACGCGGCGGCCAACGCTGCCGCGACCACGCAGGCTCCGGGTCAGCAGGCCGGGCAGCAGGCGGCGCAGAAGGCCGAAGCCCGTGCGGCACAGGCGGTCCAGGCCACCCAGCCCGGTCAGCTGGGTCAACCCGGTCAACCCGGTCAACCCGGTCAACCGCAGCCCGGCCAGTCCCAGGGTCAGTCGCCGGCGGGCCAGAACCAGCAGGGCGGTCCGGCCAAGAGCGAGGCCGTGGCCAAGGCGGAAGGCCAAGTAAAGGCGGAAGGCCAAGCCAGGGCGGACGCGCAGGCCAAAGCGGACGGTCAGGCGAAGGCCGAAGTCAAGGACGTCCAGCCGAAGGAGCTCAAGGACGCCCTGGCCGCCGCCCAGCAGGCCGCCGCCGCCCAGCAGGTCAAGGACAGCGCGCTCGGCCTCGCGATCCTCCCCGTGCCGATGGGCATACAGGTCGGCGGGCGCGACACCACCACCGGCTTCCCGCTCCAACCCGGCCCGACGTCGGCAATCCTGCCGACCGAACCGGCCGAGACCCAGCCCTCGCCCCCGGTCAAGGCCGCGCAGACCGCGCAGCCGGCCACCGAAGCGGCGGTCTTGTTCCTGCTGCACATGTTCCCCGGCGGCACGCTCCCGCGGCCCAGCGCGAAGCCCGCCCGCCAGCTGCCCCCGCCGTCCGAGGACGAGTCGTTCGCGGCCGGTCTCCGCTTCGAGCCGCAGGGCCACCCCGAAGGTCACCTGGTGGACGCGTCCGCTCAATTCGGCTTGGACCTCTTGGCGACCGGCCAAGAAGGACTGCGGTCCAGGCTGTCCGGCGCGGAGCCGACCGAAGCTCCTACGGCTTCGACCGACCCGGTGCCCGCACGCAACCGCCCGCGCGTCGTCCTCACGCCCGGCGCGGCGCCGGACCCGGAGCTGCTCGACGGCTACGACCCGTTGGCGGGGATGCACGAGCGTGACTGGGAACGCCGGTTCCTGGTCCGCGCCGACCCACCCGAGTACGCCTGGCCGCCCGGTGAGCTGTTCCCCGAAGGCGGTTACGAGGCGGGCCAGGCCGGTGTGCTGGCGGCCGGCGTGGAGCTGGACCGGTTCGGTGGTCCGGAAGGCCGGGTGCTGTCCCAGCTCGGCACCGCCTACCCGGCCCGTTCGCTGCCGCCCGCGCTCGTCGACGCCGGCTACCACCGCTACCGGGTGGTCAAGGTGCTGCCGGTGTGGTTCACCCTGTCCGCCGAGTGGTTCGGGCAGCCCGGCGGCGGCGTCCGGTACCGCGCCACCTACCCGGTCGCCGACCTGATCGCGCTGGGTTACCTGGAGGAGATGGGATGA
- a CDS encoding GtrA family protein, protein MPLARRVLGLLPEPVRFLINKHRELIRFAVVGGTTFLIDNGIWYALKLTVLQDKVVTAKAIAVLVAVIASYVLSREWSFDTRGGRERHHEAGLFFLVSGIGIGVNLLPLYASRHVLDLHSEIADFVSGSVIGMLLATVFKYWAMRKFVFPQADARPSVTSLPVVTEQRDVA, encoded by the coding sequence CTGCCACTCGCGCGCAGAGTCCTGGGACTCCTCCCGGAACCCGTCCGGTTCCTGATCAACAAGCACCGTGAGCTGATCCGGTTCGCCGTCGTGGGCGGCACAACGTTCCTGATCGACAACGGCATCTGGTACGCGCTGAAGCTGACCGTCCTCCAGGACAAGGTCGTGACGGCGAAGGCCATCGCGGTGCTGGTGGCGGTCATAGCGTCGTACGTGCTGAGCCGCGAGTGGTCCTTCGACACCCGCGGCGGGCGTGAGCGACACCACGAGGCCGGGCTGTTCTTCCTGGTCAGCGGCATCGGCATCGGGGTGAACCTGCTGCCGCTGTACGCCTCCCGGCACGTGCTCGACCTGCACTCGGAGATCGCGGACTTCGTCAGCGGCTCGGTGATCGGCATGCTGCTGGCCACCGTTTTCAAGTACTGGGCGATGCGGAAATTCGTGTTCCCGCAGGCGGACGCACGCCCGTCGGTGACGTCGCTGCCCGTCGTCACGGAGCAACGCGACGTCGCCTGA
- a CDS encoding superoxide dismutase, translating into MSIVNGGRMMRRRDVLVAAAGLGAAVLLPRTATAGPFPTEFALPDGFMPEGIAIGAWPTAYFGSRADGAIYEVALATGRGRVLSAGTGTPSLGIKVDSPRRRLFVAGGSGGDARVVDAFSGRVLASYRLSEQESFVNDLAITRDAVWLTDSFQPVLHRLPLGPFGALPHQSKISSLPLTGDLVHVPEVANANGIVTTPDGRALLIGQSATGKLFRVVPETGVTAEVDLGGHLLPRNDGLLREGRNLYVVQNRVNLFTKLELSPDASSARVVAAVSDPRFDVPATVAAWGNRFYLVNGRFSTTPTPTTTYGALALDKF; encoded by the coding sequence ATGTCGATCGTCAACGGAGGTCGGATGATGCGCAGGCGTGACGTGCTGGTGGCGGCAGCGGGACTCGGGGCGGCGGTGCTGCTGCCGCGGACCGCGACGGCGGGACCGTTCCCCACCGAGTTCGCGTTGCCGGACGGGTTCATGCCGGAGGGCATCGCGATCGGCGCGTGGCCGACGGCGTACTTCGGCTCCCGCGCCGACGGCGCGATCTACGAGGTGGCACTGGCCACCGGACGCGGCCGGGTGCTCAGCGCCGGCACGGGCACGCCGTCGCTGGGCATCAAGGTGGACTCCCCGCGGCGGCGGCTGTTCGTGGCGGGCGGCTCCGGCGGCGACGCCAGGGTGGTCGACGCCTTCTCCGGTCGCGTGCTGGCGAGCTACCGGCTCTCCGAGCAGGAGTCGTTCGTCAACGACCTGGCGATCACCCGCGACGCCGTGTGGCTGACCGACTCCTTCCAGCCCGTGCTGCACCGGTTGCCGCTCGGGCCGTTCGGCGCGCTGCCGCACCAGTCGAAGATCAGTTCGCTGCCGTTGACCGGCGACCTGGTCCACGTCCCGGAGGTGGCCAACGCCAACGGCATCGTGACCACCCCGGACGGCCGGGCGTTGCTGATCGGCCAGTCCGCCACCGGCAAGCTGTTCCGGGTCGTGCCGGAGACGGGTGTGACCGCGGAGGTCGACCTCGGTGGTCACCTGCTGCCGCGCAACGACGGCCTGCTGCGCGAGGGCAGGAACCTCTACGTGGTGCAGAACCGGGTGAACCTGTTCACCAAGCTGGAGCTGAGCCCGGATGCGAGCAGTGCCCGGGTGGTTGCCGCGGTGTCGGACCCGAGGTTCGACGTGCCGGCCACCGTCGCCGCCTGGGGCAACCGGTTCTACCTGGTCAACGGGCGGTTCAGCACGACGCCGACGCCGACCACGACCTACGGCGCGCTGGCGCTGGACAAGTTCTGA